Proteins found in one Triticum aestivum cultivar Chinese Spring chromosome 4D, IWGSC CS RefSeq v2.1, whole genome shotgun sequence genomic segment:
- the LOC123096422 gene encoding autophagy-related protein 13b — MAATASEPPMVEQVITEFFAKSLHIILESRSPYESSRSFTRPSPPSSPLSGSQPRDRWFNLALRDCPAALENFDLWRQSNLEPLVIDIVMLWRDNPNTTCSEGGKIIERWVIQYETSKPGSGSGNGSKNHSRKSRNSPAEDHSLYRSTYKGSTVLFRSLHLVVRLLPAYNLFRELNSSGRIRPLNLSHKISSFVEPFTRAEDAEMKHYAFAPIETLFGRLSLSVSYVPVLEVVAAPEPTTHMSTELILDYVGSPTTDFLRTFNSLPSDGIAPDCAAMTRRHSWSIDPGARPSVSPSPLLHDSPLTRLHPHSTISSGKKKSTGFEDCYPSPPLSPSPSRSPSASYPKNSLFRYESAPVVIPTGRDGGGSGLPPSPSFKGKHQLPSQNYNPTPSPDGNSNVRKDLVRFGEFENNAAMQKVLSFDKYDLGYFHGLKLTRTASKLFITDELDERELAFAWEDRDIIIDQLNRVGISDREGQETNLDAGGSMTRTPAAAIGALVRMLKTAPGLRASRQSIEAPPPVPQESSVQRVMTEEHGDAASSSALLQSKTAADALEELKKYKAIRESILDRAKALPRDDGKMGEKPADGDL; from the exons ATGGCCGCCACTGCCTCAGAGCCGCCCATGGTGGAGCAAGTGATCACCGAGTTCTTTGCCAAGAGCCTCCACATCATCCTGGAGTCCCGCTCGCCCTACGAATCATCACGCAGCTTCACGCGGCCTTCACCGCCATCTTCGCCGCTCTCTGGCAGCCAGCCACGGGACAGGTGGTTCAACCTTGCCCTCCGGGACTGCCCAGCTGCACTTGAGAACTTTGACCTGTGGAGACAGAGCAATCTTGAGCCACTGGTTATTGATATTGTGATGCTCTGGCGTGACAATCCCAACACCACCTGTTCTGAGGGTGGCAAGATCATAGAGAGGTGGGTGATACAGTATGAAACCAGCAAGCCTGGCAGTGGCAGTGGTAATGGCAGCAAGAACCACAGCAGGAAGTCTAGGAACAGCCCGGCTGAGGATCATAGCTTGTACAGGAGTACATACAAGGGCTCAACAGTGTTATTTCGGTCATTGCATCTGGTTGTCAGGCTCTTGCCAGCTTACAATCTCTTCAGGGAGTTGAATTCGTCTGGGAGAATCCGTCCACTTAACCTGTCACATAAGATATCATCATTCGTCGAGCCGTTTACTAGGGCAGAGGATGCAGAGATGAAGCACTATGCATTTGCTCCAATTGAAACTCTGTTTGGCCGCCTGAGCTTGTCAGTTTCTTATGTGCCAGTGCTGGAGGTGGTGGCAGCACCAGAGCCAACCACACACATGTCAACAGAGCTTATACTGGATTATGTCGGGAGCCCCACAACAGACTTCCTCAGGACGTTCAATTCCCTGCCTTCAGATGGCATTGCACCTGATTGTGCTGCAATGACTAGGCGTCACAGTTGGAGTATTGACCCTGGAGCTAGACCATCGGTATCACCATCTCCTCTTTTGCATGATAGTCCTCTAACACGTTTGCATCCACATAGCACAATATCCTCTGGGAAGAAAAAAAGTACAGGATTTGAAGACTGCTATCCGTCACCACCGTTGTCACCATCGCCATCCCGTTCCCCTTCTGCTAGCTACCCAAAAAATTCTTTGTTCCGATACGAGAGTGCTCCTGTGGTCATTCCCACTGGGAGGGACGGTGGAGGTAGTGGACTGCCTCCTTCTCCATCTTTCAAGGGTAAACACCAGCTCCCATCTCAAAACTACAACCCAACCCCATCGCCTGATGGAAATTCAAATGTAAGGAAGGATTTGGTCAGGTTTGGTGAATTTGAGAATAATGCGGCCATGCAAAAG GTGCTATCTTTTGATAAATATGATTTGGGATATTTTCATGGATTGAAGTTGACTCGGACTGCAAGCAAACTTTTTATCACGGATGAACTGGATGAGCGGGAGTTGGCATTTGCATGGGAAGATAGAGATATCATTATTGATCAACTTAACAG GGTTGGTATCTCGGATAGGGAGGGCCAAGAGACAAACTTGGACGCTGGAGGCTCGATGACAAGGACTCCGGCTGCAGCCATCGGCGCTCTTGTGCGCATGCTCAAGACGGCCCCGGGCCTCAGGGCAAGCCGCCAATCAATCGAAGCTCCTCCCCCAGTTCCTCAAGAATCTTCGGTTCAGAGGGTCATGACCGAGGAACACGGTGACGCTGCATCAAGCTCTGCTTTGCTCCAATCAAAGACGGCAGCGGACGCGCTGGAGGAGctaaagaaatacaaggctatCAGAGAATCGATACTGGACCGCGCGAAAGCGCTGCCCCGGGATGATGGGAAGATGGGGGAGAAACCCGCCGATGGAGATCTTTAG
- the LOC123096734 gene encoding vacuolar iron transporter homolog 4-like, with translation MATDNDTKLAVAELGPTPAPEGMKLCTVCVATATHDAMSLPSQQGQWLRAAVLGASDGLVSTSALMLGIGAARPADPRAALLSGVAGLVAGACSMAIGEYVSVHAQLDVELAGLQRLEEARGYPADRAGLPNPCHASAASALSFAAGAAIPLLAAWFVASYAVRVAVVVATATLALAVFGALGAVQGRAPGGRAGLRAALGGLVAMGVTYGLMKLFRTHSD, from the coding sequence ATGGCAACCGACAATGACACCAAGCTCGCCGTAGCAGAGCTCGGTCCAACCCCCGCGCCGGAGGGCATGAAACTCTGCACCGTCTGTGTAGCCACGGCCACCCACGACGCCATGTCTCTGCCGTCACAGCAGGGGCAGTGGCTGCGCGCTGCCGTCCTCGGCGCAAGTGACGGCCTCGTCTCCACCTCGGCGCTCATGCTCGGCATCGGCGCGGCACGACCCGCCGACCCGCGGGCGGCGCTCCTGTCGGGCGTGGCGGGCCTCGTCGCCGGCGCGTGCAGCATGGCCATCGGCGAGTACGTGTCGGTCCACGCGCAGCTGGACGTGGAGCTGGCCGGGCTCCAGCGGCTCGAGGAGGCGCGCGGGTACCCGGCGGACCGGGCCGGGCTGCCGAACCCGTGCCATGCGTCGGCGGCCTCGGCGCTGTCCTTCGCGGCCGGCGCGGCGATCCCGCTGCTCGCGGCGTGGTTCGTGGCAAGCTACGCGGTGCGGGTCGCCGTGGTCGTTGCGACCGCGACTCTGGCCTTGGCGGTGTTCGGCGCCCTCGGGGCGGTGCAGGGCCGCGCTCCCGGGGGGCGGGCTGGGCTGAGGGCCGCGCTGGGAGGATTGGTGGCGATGGGGGTCACCTACGGTCTCATGAAACTGTTCCGGACTCATTCAGATTGA